A single region of the Pseudomonas mandelii genome encodes:
- a CDS encoding BKACE family enzyme: MNHDVIITCALTGAGDTTSKSPHVPVTPKQIAAAAVEAAKAGATVVHCHVRNPETGKFSRDVALYREVMERIREADVDIIVNLTAGMGGDLEIGAGENPMEFGPNTDLVGPLTRLAHVEALLPEICTLDCGTLNFGDGDTIYVSTPAQLRAGAKRIQELGVKAELEIFDTGHLWFAKQLIKEGLLDDPLFQLCLGIPWGAPADTTTMKAMVDNLPANAVWAGFGIGRMQMPMAAQAVLLGGNVRVGLEDNIWLDKGVLATNGQLVERASEILSRLGARVLTPAEGRAKMGLTKRG; this comes from the coding sequence ATGAACCACGACGTCATCATCACCTGCGCACTCACCGGTGCTGGCGACACGACCAGCAAGAGCCCACACGTGCCGGTCACCCCGAAACAAATCGCCGCTGCCGCCGTGGAAGCCGCCAAGGCAGGTGCCACGGTCGTTCACTGCCACGTGCGCAACCCCGAAACCGGCAAATTCAGCCGTGACGTGGCCTTGTACCGCGAAGTGATGGAGCGCATCCGCGAGGCGGACGTCGACATCATCGTCAACCTCACCGCCGGCATGGGCGGCGACCTGGAAATCGGCGCGGGCGAGAACCCGATGGAGTTCGGTCCGAACACCGACCTGGTGGGGCCGTTGACCCGTCTGGCCCACGTTGAAGCACTGTTGCCGGAAATCTGCACCCTCGACTGCGGCACCCTGAACTTCGGCGACGGTGACACCATTTACGTTTCCACCCCGGCGCAACTGCGCGCAGGCGCCAAACGCATTCAAGAGCTGGGCGTGAAGGCCGAGCTGGAAATTTTCGACACCGGTCACCTGTGGTTCGCCAAGCAGTTGATCAAGGAAGGCCTGCTCGACGATCCGCTGTTCCAGCTGTGCCTGGGCATTCCGTGGGGCGCGCCGGCCGACACCACCACTATGAAAGCCATGGTCGACAACCTGCCCGCGAACGCGGTCTGGGCCGGCTTCGGCATCGGTCGCATGCAAATGCCGATGGCGGCGCAAGCGGTGCTGCTCGGCGGCAACGTGCGGGTTGGCCTGGAAGACAACATCTGGCTGGACAAGGGTGTGCTGGCGACCAACGGCCAACTGGTCGAACGCGCCTCGGAAATCCTCAGCCGCCTCGGTGCCCGCGTCCTGACTCCGGCGGAAGGCCGGGCAAAAATGGGCCTGACCAAGCGCGGCTAA
- a CDS encoding choline ABC transporter substrate-binding protein, translated as MKRLISSCVLALSGTAFLSASVMAAEPASCQNVRMGVVNWTDVIATSAMTQVLLDGLGYNTKQTSASQQIIFAGIRDQRLDLFLGYWNPLMTQTITPFVDANQVKVLEAPSLKDARATLAVPTYLADKGLKTFADIAKFEKELGGKIYGIEPGSGANTQIKAMIAKNQFGLGKFQLVESSEAGMLAAVDRAVRRKEAVVFFGWAPHPMNVNVQMTYLTGSEDALGPNEGMATVWTVTSPNYAQQCPNIGKLLSNLTYTAEDESRMMQPLLDHKDAFESAKQWLKDHPQDKQRWLEGVTTFDGKPAADNLKLTSK; from the coding sequence ATGAAACGACTGATCAGCAGCTGTGTTCTTGCACTCAGCGGTACCGCCTTCTTGAGCGCCAGCGTCATGGCGGCCGAACCTGCTTCATGCCAGAACGTGCGCATGGGCGTCGTGAACTGGACCGACGTGATCGCCACCAGTGCCATGACCCAGGTCCTGCTCGATGGCCTCGGCTACAACACCAAACAAACCAGCGCCTCCCAGCAAATCATCTTCGCCGGGATCCGCGACCAGCGCCTGGACCTGTTCCTGGGTTACTGGAACCCGCTGATGACCCAGACCATCACACCGTTCGTCGACGCCAATCAGGTCAAGGTGCTTGAAGCGCCTAGCCTGAAAGACGCCCGCGCCACGCTCGCCGTTCCGACTTACCTCGCCGACAAGGGTCTGAAAACCTTCGCCGACATCGCCAAGTTCGAAAAAGAACTGGGCGGCAAGATCTACGGCATCGAGCCTGGCTCGGGCGCTAACACCCAGATCAAGGCAATGATCGCCAAGAACCAGTTTGGCCTCGGCAAATTCCAGCTCGTCGAGTCCAGCGAAGCCGGCATGCTCGCGGCGGTGGATCGCGCCGTGCGCCGCAAAGAAGCCGTGGTGTTCTTCGGCTGGGCGCCGCACCCGATGAACGTCAACGTGCAGATGACTTACCTCACCGGCAGCGAAGACGCTCTCGGCCCGAACGAAGGCATGGCCACGGTCTGGACCGTCACTTCGCCGAACTATGCGCAACAGTGCCCGAACATCGGCAAATTGCTGAGCAACCTGACCTACACCGCCGAAGACGAGAGCCGGATGATGCAGCCGCTGCTGGATCACAAAGACGCTTTCGAATCGGCCAAACAATGGCTGAAAGATCACCCGCAAGACAAGCAACGCTGGCTCGAAGGCGTCACCACCTTCGATGGCAAACCGGCCGCTGACAATTTGAAACTGACCAGCAAATAA
- a CDS encoding GlxA family transcriptional regulator: MSQDFYFMLMPGFSAIGFISAIEPLRVANRFRGELYRWHVLSADGGAVLASNGMSVNADAALEPLKKGATLLVVAGFEPLKFATPALEHWLRRLDNEGVTLGAIDTGSFVLAEAGLLDGHRLTLHWEAIDAFKESYPQLSVTQELFEIDRRRITSAGGTASIDLMLDLIAQAHGPELAIQVSEQFVLGRIRPRKDHQRMEVATRYGISNKKLVHVIGEMEQHSEPPLSTLELAESIKVTRRQLERLFRLHLNDTPSNFYLRLRLEKARQLLRQTDMSVLEVSIACGFESPSYFTRSYRAKFARCPREDRRRLGDGRELV; encoded by the coding sequence ATGTCCCAGGACTTCTACTTCATGTTGATGCCGGGTTTCTCGGCCATCGGTTTTATCTCGGCCATCGAGCCGCTGCGGGTCGCCAATCGCTTTCGCGGCGAGTTGTATCGCTGGCACGTGCTGAGTGCCGATGGCGGGGCGGTATTGGCCAGCAATGGCATGTCGGTCAACGCCGATGCGGCGCTGGAGCCGCTGAAGAAAGGTGCAACCCTGTTGGTGGTCGCCGGCTTCGAACCGCTGAAATTCGCCACGCCCGCGCTGGAGCACTGGCTGCGCCGTCTGGACAACGAGGGCGTGACCCTCGGCGCCATCGACACCGGCAGCTTCGTCCTCGCCGAAGCCGGCCTGCTCGACGGCCATCGCCTGACCCTGCACTGGGAAGCCATCGACGCGTTCAAGGAGTCTTATCCACAGCTCAGCGTCACCCAGGAGCTGTTCGAGATCGATCGCCGCCGTATCACCTCAGCCGGCGGTACAGCCTCCATCGACCTGATGCTCGACCTGATCGCCCAGGCCCACGGCCCGGAACTGGCGATCCAGGTCAGCGAACAATTCGTGCTCGGGCGCATCCGCCCGCGCAAAGACCACCAGCGCATGGAAGTCGCCACGCGCTATGGCATCAGCAACAAGAAGCTCGTTCACGTTATTGGTGAGATGGAGCAGCACAGCGAACCACCGCTGAGTACGCTTGAGTTAGCCGAATCGATCAAGGTGACGCGGCGCCAGTTGGAGCGCCTGTTTCGGTTGCACCTGAACGACACGCCGAGCAATTTCTACCTGCGCTTGCGGCTGGAGAAGGCCCGGCAGTTGCTGCGACAGACGGACATGAGTGTGCTGGAGGTGAGCATTGCGTGCGGTTTTGAATCGCCGTCGTATTTCACCCGCAGCTATCGGGCGAAGTTTGCGCGGTGCCCGCGCGAGGATCGCCGACGGCTTGGGGATGGGCGAGAGCTGGTCTGA
- a CDS encoding DUF3010 family protein, whose protein sequence is MKICGIEIKGSEAIIAVASLDGQTLSHVALPTKKIALDDDDEAANVKVFAAQVASFVRENSIDRIAIKKRSKKGEFAGGPTTFKIEGVFQLLENCEVTLLSPQTINAQSKKHNVELPATLNKYQHEAYKAACSALMKK, encoded by the coding sequence ATGAAAATCTGCGGCATCGAAATCAAAGGCAGCGAAGCGATCATTGCCGTCGCGTCCCTGGACGGTCAGACGCTGAGTCACGTAGCCCTGCCCACCAAGAAAATTGCCCTCGACGATGACGACGAAGCCGCGAACGTCAAAGTCTTCGCCGCTCAGGTGGCGTCGTTTGTACGCGAGAACTCCATCGACCGGATCGCGATCAAGAAGCGCAGCAAGAAAGGCGAGTTCGCCGGTGGACCGACCACGTTCAAGATCGAGGGTGTGTTTCAGCTGCTGGAAAATTGCGAGGTGACGCTGCTGTCGCCGCAAACGATCAATGCGCAGAGCAAGAAGCACAACGTGGAACTGCCAGCGACGCTGAACAAATATCAGCATGAAGCCTACAAAGCAGCCTGCTCGGCCTTAATGAAGAAATAA
- a CDS encoding lysozyme inhibitor LprI family protein produces MRTIFLALALIATGVHAAEEADDNPCDKVENDVQTLECSAFSRTTAEDLLKDNYQSLTERMQTAYGKNPAQLSDITAKLKAAQQQWLKTRDADCAVEAFPATSGSKAFTIAQNDCVARMSDERSEFLESIGQE; encoded by the coding sequence ATGAGAACGATCTTCCTGGCTTTGGCACTGATAGCGACCGGCGTACACGCAGCTGAAGAGGCCGACGACAACCCCTGCGACAAGGTCGAAAACGACGTCCAGACCCTGGAATGCTCCGCCTTCAGCAGAACCACCGCCGAAGACCTGCTCAAGGACAACTACCAAAGCCTGACCGAGCGCATGCAAACGGCCTACGGCAAGAACCCGGCGCAACTGAGCGACATCACCGCCAAGCTCAAGGCCGCGCAGCAGCAGTGGCTGAAAACCCGGGATGCGGATTGCGCGGTTGAAGCGTTTCCGGCGACCAGTGGCAGCAAGGCGTTCACCATTGCGCAGAACGATTGCGTGGCGCGGATGAGTGATGAGCGGTCGGAGTTTTTGGAGTCGATTGGGCAGGAGTGA
- a CDS encoding dipeptidase has translation MSPAELHADSIVIDGLIIAKWNRELFEDMRKGGLTAANCTVSVWEGFQATVNNIAASQKLIRENSDLVIPVRTTADIRKAKEQGKTGILFGFQNAHAFEDQIGYVEVFKQLGVGIVQMCYNTQNLVGTGCYERDGGLSGFGREIVAEMNRVGVMCDLSHVGSKTSEEVILESKKPVCYSHCLPSGLKVHPRNKSDEELKFIADHGGFVGVTMFAPFLAKGIDSTIDDYAEAIEYTMNIVGEDAIGIGTDFTQGHGQDFFEYLTHDKGYARRLTSFGKIINPLGIRTVGEFPNLTETLLKRGHSERVVRKIMGENWVNVLKDVWGE, from the coding sequence ATGAGCCCAGCCGAATTGCACGCCGACAGCATCGTTATCGACGGGCTGATTATTGCCAAGTGGAACCGTGAGCTGTTCGAAGACATGCGCAAGGGCGGTCTGACCGCGGCCAACTGCACCGTGTCGGTGTGGGAGGGCTTCCAGGCCACCGTCAACAACATCGCCGCCAGCCAGAAGCTGATCCGCGAGAACAGCGACCTGGTGATTCCGGTTCGCACTACCGCCGACATCCGTAAAGCGAAGGAGCAGGGCAAGACCGGCATCCTGTTCGGCTTCCAGAATGCTCACGCGTTTGAAGACCAGATCGGCTACGTCGAGGTCTTCAAGCAGCTCGGCGTCGGTATCGTGCAGATGTGCTACAACACCCAGAACCTGGTAGGGACTGGCTGCTACGAGCGCGATGGCGGCCTGTCGGGATTCGGTCGTGAAATCGTTGCCGAGATGAACCGCGTCGGGGTCATGTGCGACCTGTCCCACGTCGGCTCCAAGACGTCTGAAGAAGTCATTCTCGAATCGAAGAAACCGGTGTGCTACTCCCACTGCCTGCCGTCGGGCCTGAAAGTCCATCCGCGCAACAAGTCCGATGAAGAACTGAAGTTCATCGCCGATCACGGCGGTTTTGTCGGCGTGACCATGTTCGCGCCGTTCCTGGCCAAGGGCATCGATTCGACCATCGACGACTACGCCGAGGCCATCGAATACACCATGAACATCGTTGGTGAAGACGCCATCGGTATCGGCACCGACTTCACCCAGGGCCATGGCCAGGACTTCTTCGAGTACCTGACCCATGACAAGGGCTACGCCCGCCGCCTGACCAGCTTCGGCAAGATCATCAACCCGCTGGGCATCCGCACCGTCGGCGAATTCCCGAACCTGACCGAAACCCTGCTCAAGCGCGGCCACTCCGAGCGTGTGGTGCGCAAGATCATGGGCGAGAACTGGGTCAACGTCTTGAAAGACGTTTGGGGCGAATAA
- a CDS encoding DUF5943 domain-containing protein, whose translation MAKIAPQLPIEVDSETGVWTSDALPMLYVPRHFFVNNHMGIEEVLGADAYAEILYKAGYKSAWHWCEKEAECHGLEGVAVFEHYMKRLSQRGWGLFKIQDIDLDKGTASVKLEHSAFVYVYGKVGRKVDYMFTGWFAGAMDQILQARGSKIRTVAEQVYGGSEEGHDDGLFTVKPL comes from the coding sequence ATGGCCAAGATCGCCCCGCAATTGCCAATCGAAGTCGACAGCGAAACCGGTGTCTGGACTTCCGACGCCCTGCCGATGCTGTATGTGCCGCGTCACTTCTTCGTCAACAACCACATGGGCATCGAGGAAGTGCTGGGCGCCGACGCCTACGCCGAAATCCTCTACAAGGCCGGCTACAAATCCGCCTGGCACTGGTGTGAAAAAGAAGCCGAATGCCACGGCCTGGAAGGCGTCGCGGTGTTCGAGCACTACATGAAGCGCCTGTCGCAGCGCGGCTGGGGCCTGTTCAAGATCCAGGACATCGACCTCGACAAGGGCACCGCCAGCGTCAAGCTCGAACACTCGGCGTTCGTCTACGTGTACGGCAAGGTCGGGCGCAAGGTCGACTACATGTTCACCGGTTGGTTTGCCGGAGCCATGGACCAGATTCTGCAAGCCCGTGGCAGCAAGATCCGCACTGTTGCCGAACAGGTTTACGGTGGCTCCGAAGAAGGCCACGACGACGGTTTGTTCACCGTCAAGCCGTTGTAA
- the dgcA gene encoding dimethylglycine demethylation protein DgcA → MAFEAMFQPIQIGKLTIRNRVLSTAHAEVYATDGGMTTDRYVKYYEEKAKGGIGLAICGGSSSVAIDSPQGWWKSVNLADDRIIPHFQNLADAMHKHGAKIMIQITHMGRRSRWDGEHWPTLLSPSGIREPVHRATCKTIEPEEIWRVIGNYASAAARAKAGGLDGVELSAVHQHMIDQFWSPRVNKRTDEWGGSFENRMRFGLEVIKAVRAEVGPDFCVGIRLCGDEFHPDGLSHEDMKQIAKYYDDTGMIDFIGVVGSGCDTHNTLANVIPNMSYPPEPFLHLAAGIKEVVKAPVLHAQNIKDPNQATRILEGGYVDMVGMTRAHIADPHLIAKIKMGQVDQIKQCVGANYCIDRQYQGLDVLCIQNAATSREYMGVPHIIEKSTGVKRKVVVVGAGPAGMEAARVSAERGHDVTLFEKKEFIGGQITTASKAPQRDQIAGITRWFQLELARLKVDLRLGVAADAATILDLRPDVVVLAVGGHPFLEQNEHWGAAEGLVVSSWDILDGKVAPGKNVLVYDTICEFTGMSTADFLADKGSQVEIVTDDIKPGVAIGGTSFPTYYRSMYPKEVIMTGDMMLEKVYREGDKLVAVLENEYTGAKEERVVDQVVVENGVRPDEEIYYAMKEGSRNKGQMDIEALFAIKPQPSLSQAGDGYLLFRIGDCVAQRNTHAAIYDALRLCKDF, encoded by the coding sequence ATGGCTTTCGAAGCAATGTTCCAGCCGATCCAGATCGGCAAACTGACCATCCGCAACCGCGTGCTCAGTACCGCGCACGCCGAGGTCTACGCGACCGACGGCGGCATGACCACCGACCGGTACGTCAAGTATTACGAAGAGAAAGCCAAGGGCGGGATCGGCCTGGCGATTTGCGGCGGTTCCTCCAGCGTGGCCATCGACAGCCCGCAAGGCTGGTGGAAGTCGGTCAACCTGGCCGACGACCGGATCATTCCGCACTTCCAGAACCTGGCCGATGCCATGCACAAGCATGGCGCCAAGATCATGATCCAGATTACCCACATGGGCCGTCGTTCCCGCTGGGATGGCGAGCATTGGCCAACTCTGCTGTCGCCGTCGGGCATCCGCGAGCCGGTGCACCGTGCGACTTGCAAAACCATCGAGCCGGAAGAAATCTGGCGGGTGATCGGCAACTACGCCAGCGCTGCGGCACGGGCCAAGGCCGGTGGCCTGGATGGCGTCGAGCTGTCCGCCGTGCACCAGCACATGATCGACCAGTTCTGGAGCCCGCGGGTCAACAAACGTACCGACGAATGGGGCGGCAGCTTCGAGAACCGCATGCGTTTCGGCCTGGAAGTGATCAAGGCTGTGCGGGCTGAAGTCGGCCCGGATTTCTGCGTCGGCATCCGTTTGTGCGGTGATGAGTTCCACCCGGACGGCTTGTCCCACGAGGACATGAAGCAGATCGCCAAGTACTACGACGACACCGGCATGATCGACTTCATCGGCGTGGTGGGTTCGGGTTGCGACACCCACAACACCCTGGCCAACGTTATCCCGAACATGAGTTATCCACCGGAGCCGTTCCTGCATTTGGCGGCCGGTATCAAGGAAGTGGTCAAGGCCCCGGTCCTGCACGCGCAGAACATCAAGGACCCGAACCAGGCGACCCGTATTCTGGAAGGCGGCTACGTGGACATGGTCGGCATGACCCGCGCCCACATCGCCGACCCGCACCTGATCGCCAAGATCAAAATGGGTCAGGTTGACCAGATCAAGCAATGCGTCGGCGCCAACTACTGCATCGACCGTCAGTATCAGGGCCTGGACGTCTTGTGCATCCAGAACGCCGCGACTTCCCGTGAATACATGGGCGTGCCGCACATCATCGAGAAATCGACCGGTGTGAAGCGCAAGGTTGTGGTGGTCGGTGCCGGTCCTGCCGGGATGGAAGCGGCGCGTGTGTCGGCCGAACGTGGCCACGACGTGACCCTGTTCGAGAAGAAAGAATTCATTGGCGGGCAGATCACTACCGCTTCGAAAGCCCCGCAACGGGACCAGATCGCCGGTATCACTCGCTGGTTCCAGCTGGAATTGGCGCGTCTGAAAGTCGACCTGCGCCTGGGCGTGGCGGCCGATGCGGCAACCATTCTCGACCTGCGTCCGGACGTGGTGGTGCTCGCCGTTGGCGGTCATCCGTTCCTGGAACAAAACGAACACTGGGGCGCGGCTGAAGGCCTGGTGGTCAGCAGCTGGGACATCCTCGACGGCAAGGTCGCGCCGGGCAAGAACGTGTTGGTCTACGACACCATTTGCGAATTCACCGGCATGTCGACCGCCGACTTCCTCGCTGACAAAGGCAGCCAGGTCGAGATCGTTACTGACGACATCAAGCCGGGCGTGGCGATTGGCGGTACGTCGTTCCCGACGTACTACCGCAGCATGTACCCCAAAGAAGTGATCATGACCGGCGACATGATGCTGGAAAAGGTCTACCGCGAAGGCGACAAGCTGGTGGCGGTGCTGGAAAACGAATACACCGGCGCCAAAGAGGAGCGAGTGGTGGACCAGGTCGTCGTTGAAAACGGCGTGCGTCCGGACGAAGAGATCTACTACGCCATGAAGGAAGGCTCGCGCAACAAAGGCCAGATGGACATCGAAGCCCTGTTCGCGATCAAGCCGCAACCTTCGCTGAGCCAGGCGGGCGACGGCTACTTGCTGTTCCGCATCGGCGACTGCGTGGCGCAGCGCAACACACACGCCGCCATTTATGACGCACTCCGGCTCTGTAAGGATTTTTGA
- the dgcB gene encoding dimethylglycine demethylation protein DgcB, with amino-acid sequence MLNTLLPILLFAALGLAVLGALRRVAMWRRGRASKVDLIGGLFAMPKRYMVDLHHVVARDKYIANTHVATAGGAVASIVLAILVHGFGLHNRILGYALLLMTVVMFVGAIFVYLRRRNPPARLSKGPWMRLPKSLLAFSASFFLLTLPVAGILPENFGGWVVAAILGLGVLWGVSELFFGMTWGGPMKHAFAGALHLAWHRRAERFGGGRSTGLKPLDLNDPSAPLGVEKPKDFTWNQLLGFDACVQCGKCEAACPAFAAGQPLNPKKLIQDMVVGLAGGTDAKFAGSPYPGKAIGEHAGNPHQPIVNGLVDAETLWSCTTCRACVEECPMMIEHVDAIVDMRRHLTLEKGATPNKGAEVLENLIATDNPGGFAPGGRMNWAADLNLNLMSEKKSVDVLFWVGDGAFDMRNQRTLRAFVKVLKAAKVDFAVLGLEERDSGDVARRLGDEATFQLLAKRNIQTLAKYSFNRIVTCDPHSFHVLKNEYGAFDGNYLVQHHSTYMAEIIGAGALNLGQHKGSSVTYHDPCYLGRYNGEYEAPREVLRALGIEVKEMQRSGFRSRCCGGGGGAPITDIPGKQRIPDMRMDDIRETGAELVAVGCPQCTAMLEGVVEPRPLIKDIAELVADALLEDAAPSKPTKPAQREPAEAH; translated from the coding sequence ATGTTGAACACCCTTCTTCCAATCCTGTTGTTCGCTGCCCTGGGCCTTGCCGTCCTCGGCGCGTTGCGGCGGGTGGCTATGTGGCGTCGGGGCCGTGCCTCCAAGGTCGACCTGATCGGCGGCCTGTTTGCCATGCCCAAGCGCTACATGGTCGATTTGCACCACGTCGTGGCGCGGGACAAATACATCGCCAACACCCACGTGGCCACGGCCGGTGGTGCGGTGGCGTCCATCGTGCTGGCGATTCTGGTGCACGGTTTCGGCCTGCATAACCGCATCCTCGGTTACGCGCTGCTGTTGATGACGGTGGTGATGTTCGTCGGTGCGATCTTTGTCTACCTGCGTCGTCGCAACCCACCGGCGCGCCTGTCCAAAGGGCCGTGGATGCGCCTGCCGAAAAGCCTGTTGGCGTTCTCGGCGAGCTTCTTCCTGTTGACCCTGCCGGTGGCCGGCATCCTCCCGGAAAACTTCGGCGGTTGGGTGGTGGCAGCGATCCTCGGCCTCGGTGTTTTGTGGGGTGTGAGTGAACTGTTCTTCGGCATGACCTGGGGCGGGCCGATGAAGCACGCCTTTGCCGGGGCCCTGCACCTGGCTTGGCACCGTCGCGCCGAACGCTTTGGCGGCGGTCGTTCCACCGGTTTGAAACCGCTGGACCTGAACGACCCGAGCGCACCGTTGGGCGTGGAAAAACCCAAGGATTTCACCTGGAACCAACTGCTCGGTTTCGACGCCTGCGTGCAGTGCGGTAAATGCGAAGCCGCGTGCCCCGCATTCGCCGCCGGCCAGCCGCTGAACCCGAAAAAACTGATTCAGGACATGGTCGTCGGCCTGGCCGGTGGCACCGACGCCAAGTTCGCTGGCAGCCCGTATCCGGGCAAGGCCATCGGCGAGCACGCCGGCAACCCGCATCAACCGATCGTCAACGGTTTGGTGGACGCCGAGACCCTGTGGTCCTGCACCACGTGCCGGGCTTGTGTCGAGGAATGCCCGATGATGATCGAGCACGTCGACGCCATCGTCGACATGCGCCGCCATCTGACCCTGGAAAAAGGCGCCACTCCGAACAAGGGCGCCGAAGTCCTGGAAAACCTGATCGCCACCGATAACCCGGGCGGTTTCGCGCCGGGCGGGCGGATGAACTGGGCGGCGGATTTGAACCTCAACCTGATGAGCGAGAAGAAGTCCGTCGACGTGCTGTTCTGGGTTGGCGACGGCGCCTTCGACATGCGCAACCAGCGCACCCTGCGCGCCTTCGTCAAGGTATTGAAAGCGGCCAAGGTCGACTTCGCAGTGCTGGGGCTCGAAGAGCGCGACAGCGGTGACGTGGCCCGGCGTCTGGGCGACGAAGCGACGTTCCAGTTGTTGGCCAAACGCAACATCCAGACCCTGGCCAAGTACAGCTTCAACCGCATCGTCACCTGCGACCCACACAGCTTCCACGTGCTGAAAAACGAGTACGGCGCCTTCGACGGCAACTACCTGGTGCAGCACCACAGCACCTACATGGCCGAAATCATCGGCGCTGGCGCCCTGAACCTTGGCCAGCACAAAGGCAGCAGCGTGACGTATCACGACCCGTGCTACCTCGGCCGCTACAACGGCGAATACGAGGCGCCGCGTGAAGTGCTGCGCGCCCTCGGCATTGAAGTCAAAGAGATGCAACGCTCCGGTTTCCGCTCGCGCTGCTGCGGCGGCGGTGGCGGGGCGCCGATCACTGACATTCCGGGCAAGCAACGGATCCCTGACATGCGCATGGACGACATCCGCGAAACCGGCGCCGAACTGGTGGCCGTGGGTTGCCCGCAATGCACCGCGATGCTCGAAGGCGTGGTCGAACCGCGTCCGCTGATCAAGGACATCGCCGAATTGGTGGCGGACGCGTTGCTCGAAGATGCGGCGCCGAGCAAGCCGACCAAACCGGCCCAACGTGAACCTGCGGAGGCCCACTGA
- the etfA gene encoding electron transfer flavoprotein subunit alpha: MSDIIRRDPRAEWIARNRLHPLHAAMQPAQHSWMGPNGVLRKNLHGIGFIGPNGIKRIDRSGAQHGGATKRSAAVEVQLPLHQVPAPAFYISVVPDMVGGRLSSHDRDLLGLAHQLAGKEGAVLAVVFGEHKENAFTTAGVDRLLVLDGDEFSGYAPEQRVQGLRAVDNQFSPRHWLLPDSRSGGGELGRRFAAALGERPATRVWQVKDQECIGRAGAGLQDLARPVARLILAAVECAEPVSETRHEALPVELSTAVARSLSRIEDLGAVAVDPAAIPMAEAEFIFSGGNGVKDWGLFHRTAEALGATEGASRVAVDDGFMARDRQVGASGTWVTARVYVAVGISGAIQHLQGIGACDKVVAINLDPGCDMIKRADLSVIGESAEILQALIAAVEAYRNEAKRDAA, encoded by the coding sequence ATGAGCGACATTATCCGCCGCGACCCCCGCGCCGAATGGATTGCCCGTAACCGCCTGCACCCGCTGCACGCGGCCATGCAACCGGCGCAACACAGCTGGATGGGCCCTAACGGCGTCCTCCGCAAGAACCTGCACGGCATCGGTTTTATCGGTCCCAACGGCATCAAGCGCATTGACCGCAGCGGCGCTCAGCACGGCGGCGCGACCAAACGCTCGGCGGCCGTGGAAGTGCAATTGCCACTGCATCAAGTGCCTGCACCTGCGTTTTACATCAGCGTGGTGCCGGACATGGTCGGCGGCCGCTTGAGCAGCCACGACCGCGACTTGCTCGGTCTGGCTCATCAACTGGCCGGCAAGGAAGGCGCGGTGTTGGCTGTGGTTTTCGGCGAACACAAAGAAAACGCCTTCACTACCGCAGGCGTCGATCGCTTGCTGGTATTGGATGGCGATGAATTCAGCGGTTATGCACCGGAGCAACGGGTCCAGGGCCTGCGGGCTGTGGATAACCAGTTCAGTCCGCGTCACTGGCTGCTGCCGGACAGCCGCAGCGGTGGCGGTGAACTCGGTCGGCGCTTTGCCGCCGCACTGGGCGAACGCCCGGCCACGCGGGTCTGGCAGGTCAAGGATCAGGAATGCATCGGCCGCGCCGGTGCCGGTTTACAGGACCTTGCGCGTCCGGTCGCACGCTTGATTCTGGCCGCTGTCGAGTGCGCAGAACCGGTCAGCGAAACCCGTCACGAAGCGTTGCCCGTGGAGTTATCCACAGCCGTCGCACGCAGCTTGTCGCGCATTGAAGATTTGGGCGCGGTGGCGGTGGATCCGGCGGCGATTCCGATGGCCGAAGCCGAATTCATCTTCTCCGGCGGCAACGGAGTCAAGGACTGGGGACTTTTCCACAGGACCGCTGAAGCCCTTGGCGCCACCGAAGGCGCGTCGCGGGTGGCGGTGGACGATGGCTTCATGGCGCGCGATCGCCAAGTCGGCGCGTCCGGTACCTGGGTCACCGCGCGGGTTTACGTGGCGGTGGGGATTTCCGGGGCGATCCAGCACCTGCAAGGCATTGGTGCCTGCGACAAGGTGGTGGCAATCAACCTCGACCCTGGCTGCGACATGATCAAACGAGCCGACTTGTCGGTGATCGGTGAGAGCGCCGAAATTCTTCAAGCCTTGATCGCGGCGGTAGAGGCTTACCGCAACGAAGCCAAGCGCGATGCGGCTTAA